The Commensalibacter nepenthis genome has a window encoding:
- a CDS encoding BAR domain-containing protein, with the protein MKMTSKKIILSASLFSAFIAVGAASQAKAQGVLQNLQQREDNLHNKMTEHNKNVQDRMQKQQDQIDRYKNMGKDQKERLENQKKEFKDKLEADKKQRQEQLDHYKDPLKDQKKQFEDKKNQFKKNMEDRKEQSLQRQKEQRQQWKDLKNNTKRDVKDLSSPFGR; encoded by the coding sequence ATGAAAATGACATCAAAAAAAATTATATTATCAGCAAGCCTGTTTAGTGCATTTATTGCTGTGGGTGCTGCTTCTCAAGCAAAGGCACAAGGTGTATTACAAAATTTACAACAAAGAGAAGATAATCTACATAATAAAATGACAGAACATAATAAAAACGTTCAAGATCGTATGCAAAAGCAGCAAGATCAAATAGATCGTTATAAGAACATGGGTAAAGATCAAAAAGAGCGTTTAGAAAATCAAAAGAAAGAATTCAAAGATAAACTTGAAGCTGACAAAAAACAAAGACAAGAACAATTAGATCATTATAAAGATCCATTAAAAGATCAAAAAAAGCAATTCGAAGATAAGAAAAATCAGTTCAAAAAAAATATGGAAGATAGAAAAGAACAATCTTTACAAAGACAAAAAGAACAACGTCAACAATGGAAAGATTTGAAAAATAACACAAAACGTGATGTTAAAGATC
- the cobD gene encoding threonine-phosphate decarboxylase CobD, producing the protein MTISGFYKKGEQSIMIHGGQLQEAKQQFPDAVSPWVDLSTGINPYAYPFTPISMERWTELPSIHDEHQLRSVAAKSYGARNERYVVAAPGTQVLISLLPYIFKSKQVCVLCPTYMEHIHSWQQAGVIVHQVYSLEELMRFASQEQVVGVICNPNNPDGRLFSTQRILEIANYWAQYNNYLILDEAFMDFEGQGAGSLLPHPALMILRSFGKTYGLAGVRLGFLLSNPDRVEKIRYMLGPWAVSGGALQIGLQALQDRFWFLQSQQQLSKQIQQLDQLFITHQCKVIGGNHLFRLIEYANSQALWEYLANKGIWVRKFEYNTHWLRFGLSHYQQWDRVEKTVKSYFKMA; encoded by the coding sequence CAACAATTTCCTGATGCTGTATCTCCTTGGGTTGATCTCTCAACGGGGATTAATCCTTATGCTTATCCATTTACGCCAATATCGATGGAACGCTGGACAGAGTTACCGAGTATCCATGACGAACACCAGTTAAGAAGCGTTGCAGCCAAGTCTTATGGGGCTAGAAATGAACGCTATGTAGTTGCGGCACCTGGCACGCAAGTGTTGATTTCTTTACTGCCTTATATTTTTAAATCAAAACAAGTTTGTGTTTTATGTCCCACTTATATGGAACATATTCACTCTTGGCAGCAAGCGGGGGTGATCGTGCATCAAGTCTATTCTTTAGAAGAATTGATGCGGTTTGCGTCACAAGAACAAGTGGTAGGAGTCATTTGTAACCCTAATAACCCTGATGGTCGTTTATTTTCGACCCAACGGATCCTAGAGATTGCAAATTATTGGGCACAGTATAATAATTATCTGATTCTAGATGAAGCCTTTATGGATTTTGAAGGACAAGGAGCAGGCAGTCTTTTACCCCATCCTGCGTTAATGATTTTACGTTCTTTTGGAAAAACATACGGGCTGGCGGGGGTTCGTTTGGGATTTTTATTGTCTAATCCTGATCGTGTAGAAAAAATTCGATACATGTTGGGACCTTGGGCAGTCAGTGGAGGCGCTTTACAAATCGGATTACAAGCTTTGCAAGATCGATTTTGGTTTTTACAATCTCAACAACAATTATCCAAACAAATACAACAGTTAGATCAACTATTTATAACTCACCAATGTAAAGTGATTGGTGGTAACCATTTATTTAGATTAATTGAATATGCAAACTCACAAGCATTATGGGAATATTTGGCTAATAAAGGGATTTGGGTGCGTAAATTTGAATATAATACACATTGGTTGCGTTTTGGTTTGTCCCATTATCAACAATGGGATAGGGTTGAAAAAACGGTCAAAAGTTATTTCAAAATGGCCTGA